In Ignavibacteriales bacterium, the following are encoded in one genomic region:
- a CDS encoding NADP-dependent isocitrate dehydrogenase: MSKTPITVAYGDGIGPEIMTAALRILDAAGAQLDIETIDIGEKVYLAGNTSGISQESWDSLMRTKIFLKAPITTPRGGGYKSLNVTARKTLGLYANVRPCVSYNPFIASKHPEMDVVVIRENEEDLYAGIEYRQTNDVYACLKLISRPGSEKICRYAFEYARNNNRKKVTCFIKDNIMKLTDGLFHTVFNEVASEYPEIESDSLIVDIGSAFLAERPGTLDVIVTENLYGDIISDIAAQITGSVGLAGSANIGDDYAMFEAIHGSAPNIAGKNIANPSGLLMGAVMMLVHIGQYDVAEKVHNAWLTTIEDGILTADLYNEDLNQKKVGTTQFTDAVIERLGQKPRVLKPVSYSHTGDQKIKRQEVTVHEKEKKELVGVDVYLDWTGAPEALGSKLSEFSDETMKLTGISNRGIKVWPEGMPNIFCADQWRCRFESEKILSHNDILDLLKRLDDAGYDFVKTEHLYKFNGVEGYSRSQGQ; this comes from the coding sequence ATGAGTAAGACACCGATAACAGTTGCTTATGGCGACGGAATTGGTCCGGAGATAATGACAGCAGCCCTGCGCATATTGGATGCCGCGGGAGCACAGCTTGACATCGAGACTATAGACATCGGAGAGAAGGTTTACCTTGCCGGTAATACAAGCGGCATTTCGCAGGAATCATGGGATTCCCTGATGCGGACAAAAATTTTTCTTAAAGCACCTATCACCACACCACGTGGCGGGGGCTACAAAAGTCTTAATGTCACTGCGCGAAAAACCCTGGGTTTATATGCTAATGTCAGACCGTGTGTATCTTATAATCCCTTTATCGCTTCCAAGCATCCCGAAATGGATGTAGTCGTGATACGGGAAAATGAGGAAGATCTTTACGCAGGTATCGAGTATAGGCAGACAAACGACGTTTACGCCTGCCTTAAACTCATCTCACGCCCCGGTTCGGAAAAAATATGCCGGTATGCTTTCGAGTACGCGCGCAATAACAACAGGAAGAAAGTGACGTGCTTCATCAAAGATAACATAATGAAGCTGACGGACGGATTATTCCACACAGTATTTAATGAAGTTGCTAGCGAGTATCCGGAAATAGAGAGCGATTCTTTGATTGTCGATATCGGTTCAGCATTCCTTGCGGAGAGACCGGGCACGCTCGACGTTATTGTAACAGAGAATCTTTACGGTGACATTATTTCTGATATCGCGGCCCAGATAACCGGTTCGGTCGGTCTTGCCGGCTCTGCAAATATTGGTGACGATTATGCAATGTTCGAAGCTATACATGGTTCCGCTCCAAACATCGCAGGAAAGAATATAGCTAACCCGTCCGGGTTACTTATGGGTGCTGTGATGATGCTCGTCCACATTGGACAATACGACGTTGCGGAAAAAGTTCATAACGCATGGCTTACCACCATCGAGGACGGTATACTTACTGCTGATCTTTATAACGAAGACCTTAACCAGAAGAAAGTCGGGACAACTCAATTCACGGATGCTGTTATAGAACGTCTCGGACAAAAGCCAAGAGTATTAAAACCGGTTTCGTATTCCCATACAGGCGATCAGAAGATTAAGCGCCAGGAAGTAACCGTTCATGAAAAAGAAAAAAAGGAGCTGGTAGGTGTCGATGTCTATCTTGACTGGACTGGTGCGCCGGAAGCTCTGGGAAGCAAACTGAGCGAATTCTCTGATGAAACGATGAAGCTAACCGGGATCAGTAACCGCGGTATTAAAGTTTGGCCCGAAGGCATGCCCAATATATTCTGCGCCGATCAATGGAGATGTCGCTTCGAATCCGAGAAGATACTCTCCCATAATGACATTCTCGACCTCTTGAAAAGACTGGATGATGCCGGATACGACTTCGTGAAGACCGAGCATCTATATAAATTCAACGGTGTTGAAGGTTATAGCCGTTCCCAGGGACAGTAA
- the icd gene encoding NADP-dependent isocitrate dehydrogenase, protein MDGEKITVGEHGKLNVPDFPIIPFIEGDGTGVDIWAASHRVFDAAVEKAYNGSKKIMWKEVLAGEKAFNETGNWLPDETLDAFKEYIVGIKGPLTTPVGGGFRSLNVALRQILDLYVCLRPVRWFKGVPTPVAHPEKVDMHIFRENTEDIYAGIEYMYGTEEVDRLKKFLIDELKVTKIRFPETTSLGIKPISKEGTERLVRAAIEYAVNKKLPSVTLVHKGNIMKFTEGAFKNWGYELAEKEFGDQTWTWAQYDRIAEEKGKDEANRLQDEAVKAGKVIIKDVIADAFLQQILLRPAEYSVIATMNLNGDYISDALAAMVGGIGIAPGANINFENGYAIFEATHGTAPKYAGLDKVNPGSVILSGAMMFDYLGWTEVSKLIYENIEKTIQSKKVTYDFERLMDGATLLKCSEFGDEIIKNIKES, encoded by the coding sequence ATGGACGGAGAAAAAATTACCGTAGGGGAACACGGGAAGCTTAACGTACCCGATTTTCCGATAATACCTTTTATAGAAGGAGACGGCACTGGCGTTGATATATGGGCTGCATCACATAGGGTTTTTGATGCTGCTGTAGAGAAAGCATATAACGGAAGTAAAAAAATAATGTGGAAGGAAGTTCTCGCCGGTGAAAAGGCGTTCAATGAAACAGGGAACTGGCTCCCCGACGAAACACTCGATGCATTTAAAGAATACATAGTAGGCATCAAAGGTCCGCTTACAACACCGGTTGGCGGCGGATTCAGATCGCTTAATGTTGCGCTGAGACAGATACTGGATCTGTATGTATGTCTGAGACCTGTAAGATGGTTCAAAGGTGTACCGACACCTGTTGCACATCCGGAAAAAGTTGACATGCATATCTTTAGGGAAAACACTGAAGACATTTACGCAGGGATAGAGTATATGTATGGAACGGAAGAGGTGGACAGACTGAAAAAATTTCTTATTGATGAACTGAAAGTAACAAAGATACGATTCCCGGAAACGACATCACTTGGTATAAAGCCGATATCGAAGGAAGGAACCGAACGCCTTGTAAGGGCGGCAATCGAATACGCAGTCAATAAAAAGCTCCCGTCAGTTACTCTTGTTCACAAAGGTAATATAATGAAGTTTACCGAGGGTGCGTTTAAGAATTGGGGTTATGAGCTGGCTGAGAAAGAATTTGGCGATCAGACTTGGACATGGGCGCAGTACGACAGGATAGCAGAGGAAAAAGGAAAAGACGAAGCGAACAGGTTGCAGGATGAGGCGGTGAAAGCCGGAAAGGTGATAATCAAAGACGTTATTGCAGATGCATTCCTTCAACAGATCCTTCTAAGACCTGCCGAATACTCGGTAATTGCCACAATGAACCTTAATGGCGATTATATTTCCGATGCACTTGCCGCTATGGTTGGCGGTATCGGTATTGCACCGGGTGCGAATATAAACTTTGAAAACGGTTACGCAATATTCGAAGCTACTCACGGAACAGCTCCAAAGTATGCCGGTCTGGATAAAGTAAACCCGGGTTCAGTGATATTATCCGGCGCGATGATGTTCGATTACCTCGGATGGACCGAAGTATCGAAACTGATATATGAGAACATTGAAAAGACTATACAAAGCAAGAAAGTCACTTACGACTTTGAGAGATTGATGGACGGCGCTACATTGCTCAAATGTTCGGAATTTGGCGATGAAATAATTAAAAATATTAAAGAGAGCTAA